CACATAAAGATCTgttaatttatctatttttcatttacatCATCCTTTTTGTCTTCCTAATTCGGGATAGAAACGATATTATAACATGCATATATAGTAAAATGTATACGTGCAGATTGCTATATTTTTTACAGTGTATAGGAGAAAACATGTATACTATTCAGCATTTAAtgtaatagtatgtagtagttCTAGAGTTCAGGTCAAATGTCATATTCTGTGCAATTAATTTACACATGACAAAACTTTTACTCAATTAAGATATGTAAGAAAATGTGAAGTAGTGTATGATAATAgtatatcagaaaaaaaaaatatgccaCTGCTGGCAATAAATTCCCAAACAAAAGGATACAGAAACTAAATTCAACAGACTTCTATTGTATGTATATCATACCCTACAACAACTACACAAATCACTGATAACATCAgattatgtatgtatatatatgtgttaATTGTTGTTGGTTAGAGACGAGCACAGCAATATTAGACAAAACCATGCTTCGTACACTGAGAAATGTTGAGAATTCTTCACTCTAAAAATTGATAATCCTTTGTGGTAGTTTTCTCATGGAGAACATTGACTTTTGTGAATGCAGATAGATTAGTTAACCCACGACAGTTCTGGTTAAAGTTTGGTATATGGGATGTTATGGGTAACTAAGAAGTTGAGCTAACAGTTCTTACACCTGACACAGTTTTGGTATAAAACTCCCACATGCAACATCTGCAGCATACGCTCAAAAAACATCCCTAAACACTTGCAAAGTTCATGTCTTCAACCATGACTACTTTCGGTTTGTCAACAGTGGTTTTTTCAGTTCTTGTTCTAACATTATTGTCTGCAAATAGCCACACAACGGTTGTCGGAGCCCGCAATCTTCTAGAACCAACATTATCTAAGCCAGAAATGCCACAACTTCCCAATGTTCCTCAGTTACCTAAGGTTTCAGAAATATCCAAAATTCCTGAATTACCTAAAATTCCTGAAATAACCAAACTTCCTGAGTTACTAAAGATTCCAGAATTACCCAAAGTTCCTGAGTTATCTAAGGTTCCAGAATTACTCAAAATTCCTGAGTTATCTAAGATTCCTGAAATAACCAAACTTCCTGAGTTACCAAAAGTTTCAGAATTACCCAAAATTCCTGAGTTACTTAAGATTCCTGAATTTCCTAAAGCATTTCCAGCTACCCATCCTTGAGCTTGAATTATGTGTCTTGCAGTCTTGTCCTCTGGTCTATATTGCAATGCCTAGTTCATTTTGTTTGATGAATGTTAGATTATTTGTTGCAAACTACTTGAGTTGTTGTAATGGTTTACTTGTATAGTTTTGAATCGTACTAGAAGTTATGTTCAGTTTTATAGTTGTTTAAATCCTTCATGTGTCAGTTGTTATGAATTCAATAAGATTGTAGTATCTAAAATCTCAGTATAACGTTCTAAATCTTGTGCTTTTAGTTTATGCTGCGTTATTTTCTTATCTTGACAGTTtcaatatatattctaaattctttaatgtatgatgaatattattatattattatctcCATTTGCCACGAATAATTATGTTAACACGTATTAACTTGTTAAATCAGAAAGTTCAAGGAAAAtttaacacaattaaaattgAAGATGTAGCttgagaaatttaaaaaaaaaagttattcttTAACTTAAGAAAGGTGTTAATTACCTtagaaatgattttaattaaaattttacttatttaataaataattaggtattaatatttaatatgtaactttgattttttttttttgtgaaatttgtttattatttaatgtataaactaaaagatttaatcaa
This Vigna angularis cultivar LongXiaoDou No.4 chromosome 4, ASM1680809v1, whole genome shotgun sequence DNA region includes the following protein-coding sequences:
- the LOC108342704 gene encoding protein PELPK1, translated to MSSTMTTFGLSTVVFSVLVLTLLSANSHTTVVGARNLLEPTLSKPEMPQLPNVPQLPKVSEISKIPELPKIPEITKLPELLKIPELPKVPELSKVPELLKIPELSKIPEITKLPELPKVSELPKIPELLKIPEFPKAFPATHP